From Microcebus murinus isolate Inina chromosome 15, M.murinus_Inina_mat1.0, whole genome shotgun sequence, the proteins below share one genomic window:
- the LOC105858733 gene encoding histone H4, with the protein MSGRGKGGKGLGKGGAKRHRKVLRDNIQGITKPAIRRLARRGGVKRISGLIYEETRGVLKVFLENVIRDAVTYTEHAKRKTVTAMDVVYALKRQGRTLYGFGG; encoded by the coding sequence ATGTCTGGCCGAGGCAAGGGCGGGAAGGGTCTTGGCAAAGGCGGAGCCAAGCGCCACCGCAAGGTTCTGCGCGATAACATCCAGGGCATCACCAAGCCTGCAATCCGGCGCCTGGCCCGCCGTGGCGGAGTTAAGCGCATCTCAGGCCTCATCTACGAGGAAACCCGTGGGGTGCTCAAGGTGTTCCTGGAGAACGTGATCCGCGACGCCGTCACCTACACGGAGCACGCCAAGCGCAAGACGGTCACCGCCATGGACGTGGTCTACGCGCTCAAGCGCCAGGGTCGCACTCTCTATGGCTTTGGAGGATAA
- the LOC105858729 gene encoding histone H2A type 1-like, translating to MSGRGKQGGKTRAKAKTRSSRAGLQFPVGRVHRLLRKGNYAERVGAGAPVYLAAVLEYLTAEILELAGNAARDNKKTRIIPRHLQLAIRNDEELNKLLGKVTIAQGGVLPNIQAVLLPKKTESHHKAKGK from the coding sequence ATGTCTGGACGCGGCAAGCAGGGCGGTAAGACTCGCGCCAAGGCCAAGACCCGCTCTTCCCGGGCCGGCCTTCAGTTCCCGGTGGGCCGAGTGCACCGTCTGCTCCGCAAGGGCAACTATGCCGAGCGGGTCGGAGCCGGCGCCCCGGTGTACCTGGCGGCGGTGCTGGAGTACCTGACCGCCGAGATCCTGGAGCTGGCGGGCAACGCGGCTCGCGACAACAAGAAGACGCGCATCATCCCGCGCCACCTGCAGCTGGCCATCCGCAACGACGAGGAGCTCAACAAGCTGCTGGGCAAAGTCACCATCGCTCAGGGCGGCGTCCTGCCCAACATCCAGGCCGTGCTGCTGCCCAAGAAGACCGAAAGTCACCATAAAGCCAAGGGCAAGTAG
- the LOC105858727 gene encoding histone H2B type 1-N-like, with the protein MPEPSKSAAAPKKGSKKAVTKAQKKDGKKRKRSRKESYSVYVYKVLKQVHPDTGISSKAMGIMNSFVNDIFERIAGEASRLAHYNKRSTITSREIQTAVRLLLPGELAKHAVSEGTKAVTKYTSSK; encoded by the coding sequence ATGCCTGAGCCCTCAAAGTCCGCTGCTGCCCCGAAGAAGGGCTCCAAGAAGGCGGTGACCAAGGCCCAGAAGAAGGATGGCAAGAAACGCAAGCGCAGCCGAAAGGAGAGCTACTCCGTGTACGTGTACAAGGTGCTGAAGCAGGTCCACCCGGACACCGGCATCTCGTCCAAGGCCATGGGCATCATGAACTCGTTCGTCAACGACATCTTCGAGCGCATCGCGGGCGAGGCCTCTCGCCTGGCGCATTACAACAAGCGCTCGACCATCACCTCCAGGGAGATCCAGACGGCGGTGCGCCTGCTGCTGCCGGGAGAGCTGGCCAAGCACGCCGTGTCCGAGGGGACAAAGGCCGTCACCAAGTACACCAGCTCCAAGTGA
- the LOC105858732 gene encoding histone H2B type 2-F-like: protein MPEPAKSAPAPKKGSKKAVTKVQKKDGKKRKRSRKESYSVYVYKVLKQVHPDTGISSKAMGIMNSFVNDIFERIAGEASRLAHYNKRSTITSREIQTAVRLLLPGELAKHAVSEGTKAVTKYTSSK, encoded by the coding sequence ATGCCTGAACCGGCCAAGTCGGCCCCGGCCCCAAAGAAGGGCTCCAAGAAAGCAGTGACCAAGGTCCAGAAGAAGGACGGCAAGAAACGCAAGCGCAGCCGAAAGGAGAGCTACTCCGTGTACGTGTACAAGGTGCTGAAGCAGGTCCACCCCGACACCGGCATCTCCTCGAAGGCCATGGGCATCATGAATTCCTTCGTCAACGACATCTTCGAGCGCATCGCGGGCGAGGCCTCTCGCCTGGCGCATTACAACAAGCGCTCGACCATCACCTCCAGGGAGATCCAGACGGCGGTGCGCCTGCTGCTGCCGGGGGAGCTGGCCAAGCACGCCGTGTCCGAGGGCACCAAGGCCGTCACCAAGTACACCAGCTCCAAGTGA
- the LOC105858730 gene encoding histone H2A type 1-D: MSGRGKQGGKARAKAKTRSSRAGLQFPVGRVHRLLRKGNYSERVGAGAPVYLAAVLEYLTAEILELAGNAARDNKKTRIIPRHLQLAIRNDEELNKLLGKVTIAQGGVLPNIQAVLLPKKTESHHKAKGK, translated from the coding sequence ATGTCTGGACGCGGCAAACAAGGAGGCAAGGCTCGTGCCAAAGCTAAAACCCGCTCCTCCCGGGCCGGACTTCAGTTCCCCGTAGGCCGTGTACACCGCCTGCTCCGCAAAGGAAACTACTCTGAGCGGGTCGGAGCCGGCGCCCCGGTGTACCTGGCGGCGGTGCTGGAGTACCTGACCGCCGAGATCCTGGAGCTGGCGGGCAACGCGGCTCGCGACAACAAGAAGACGCGCATCATCCCGCGCCACCTGCAGCTGGCCATCCGCAACGACGAGGAGCTCAACAAGCTGCTGGGCAAAGTCACCATCGCTCAGGGCGGCGTCCTGCCCAACATCCAGGCCGTGCTGCTGCCCAAGAAGACCGAGAGCCACCACAAAGCCAAGGGCAAGTAA
- the H1-5 gene encoding histone H1.5, with translation MSETAPAETAAPAQVEKSPAKKKATKKSAGAGAAKRKATGPPVSELITKAVAASKERNGLSLAALKKALAAGGYDVEKNNSRIKLGLKSLVSKGTLVQTKGTGASGSFKLNKKAASGEAKPKAKKAGAAKAKKPAGATPKKPKKTAGAKKAVKKTPKKAKKPAAAGVKKVAKSPKKAKATAKPKKAAKSPAKPKAVKPKAAKPKAAKPKAAKPKAAKSKKAAPKKK, from the coding sequence ATGTCGGAAACCGCTCCTGCCGAGACAGCCGCCCCGGCGCAGGTGGAGAAATCCCCTGCCAAGAAGAAAGCAACTAAGAAATCGGCCGGCGCAGGCGCGGCTAAGCGCAAGGCGACAGGGCCCCCTGTCTCTGAGCTGATCACTAAGGCTGTGGCCGCTTCCAAGGAGCGCAATGGCCTTTCTTTGGCTGCGCTTAAGAAGGCCTTAGCAGCTGGTGGCTACGACGTAGAAAAGAACAACAGCCGCATCAAACTGGGCCTCAAAAGTTTGGTGAGCAAGGGCACCCTGGTGCAGACCAAGGGCACCGGCGCGTCTGGCTCCTTCAAACTGAACAAGAAGGCGGCCTCCGGGGAAGCCAAGCCCAAAGCTAAGAAGGCGGGAGcagctaaagctaagaagcctgCTGGGGCCACCCCTAAGAAGCCCAAGAAGACTGCGGGAGCTAAAAAGGCAGTGAAGAAGACTCCGAAGAAAGCGAAAAAGCCTGCGGCAGCTGGGGTCAAGAAAGTGGCGAAGAGCCCCAAAAAGGCTAAAGCCACTGCCAAGCCGAAGAAGGCAGCTAAGAGCCCCGCCAAGCCCAAGGCGGTTAAGCCAAAGGCGGCCAAGCCGAAGGCTGCTAAGCCTAAGGCGGCAAAGCCCAAAGCTGCAAAGTCCAAGAAGGCGGCGCCCAAAAAGAAGTAG
- the LOC142876338 gene encoding histone H3.1 has protein sequence MARTKQTARKSTGGKAPRKQLATKAARKSAPATGGVKKPHRYRPGTVALREIRRYQKSTELLIRKLPFQRLVREIAQDFKTDLRFQSSAVMALQEACEAYLVGLFEDTNLCAIHAKRVTIMPKDIQLARRIRGERA, from the coding sequence ATGGCTCGCACAAAGCAGACTGCTCGCAAGTCCACTGGCGGGAAGGCGCCGCGCAAGCAGCTCGCCACTAAGGCGGCTCGCAAGAGCGCGCCGGCCACCGGCGGCGTGAAGAAGCCCCACCGCTATCGCCCCGGAACCGTGGCCCTGCGCGAGATCCGCCGCTACCAGAAGTCTACAGAGCTGCTGATCCGGAAGCTGCCATTCCAGCGTCTGGTTCGGGAAATCGCGCAGGACTTTAAGACCGACCTGCGCTTCCAGAGCTCGGCAGTGATGGCGCTGCAGGAGGCCTGCGAGGCCTACCTGGTGGGGCTTTTCGAGGACACCAATCTGTGCGCCATCCACGCCAAGCGTGTCACCATCATGCCAAAGGACATCCAGCTTGCGCGCCGCATCCGCGGGGAAAGAGCATAA
- the LOC142876339 gene encoding histone H4 has product MSGRGKGGKGLGKGGAKRHRKVLRDNIQGITKPAIRRLARRGGVKRISGLIYEETRGVLKVFLENVIRDAVTYTEHAKRKTVTAMDVVYALKRQGRTLYGFGG; this is encoded by the coding sequence ATGTCTGGTCGTGGCAAGGGCGGGAAGGGTTTAGGCAAAGGCGGCGCTAAGCGCCACCGCAAGGTTTTGCGGGATAACATCCAGGGTATCACCAAGCCTGCCATCCGCCGCCTAGCTCGTCGTGGAGGCGTTAAGCGTATCTCCGGCCTCATCTATGAGGAAACGCGAGGAGTTCTTAAGGTTTTTCTGGAGAATGTGATACGTGATGCCGTGACCTACACGGAGCACGCCAAACGTAAGACTGTCACCGCCATGGATGTGGTTTACGCGCTCAAGCGCCAGGGTCGCACTCTCTATGGCTTTGGCGGCTAG